A window of Castanea sativa cultivar Marrone di Chiusa Pesio chromosome 1, ASM4071231v1 contains these coding sequences:
- the LOC142634889 gene encoding putative leucine-rich repeat receptor-like serine/threonine-protein kinase At2g24130 — MGFCKFSMYNFLYLVIVVLFGVFGEQNSQLMNDKVALLSFMSEIVSDPGNVLENWNSSDVHVCNWARVRCNNARDSVVELILNATWLSGTISPSLANLSSLAVLDLSMNSFEGPIPKELGSLTQLKQLSLSWNFLEGKIPYHLGFLQKMVYLDLGSNKLQGEIPESLFCNGSLSLQYIDLSNNSLSGEIPLKNECGLKELQFLLLWSNRLVGHLPRALSNSTRLKWLDLGSNMLTGELPSEIVREMPKLHILFLSYNDFVSHGGNNNLKPFFASLVNCSDLKELKLAGNNLGGEIPPIIGDLSTNLVKIILSENLIHGFIPPHISNLVNLTLLNLSSNLLNDSIPPELCQMGKLERVYLSNNSLLGEIPPALGNIPHLGLLDLSRNRLSGSIPDSFANLPQLRRLMLYQNQLSGTIPPSLGQCVNLEILDLSHNKISGVIPSEVAGLRNLKLYLNLSSNHLYGPLPLELSKMDMVLAIDLSYNNLIGTIPTQLKSCISLESLNLSHNFLEGPLPFSVGQLPYLRSLDVSSNQLIGEIPQSLQMSSTLKHVNFSFNKISGKIPNEGAFSSLTISSFLGNDGLCGSIEGMPKCSNRHSHLMLILSVLLSLFSILILCIFGYCLVQRSRIQSQLEIFNGGDLDLKHPRISYGQLNEATGGFGASSLIGSGLFGHVYKGVLCDNTRIAVKVLDTKTARESPWSFKRECQVLKRARHRNLIRIITICSRPDFKALVLPLMSNGSLERHLYPSHGLKRGLDLIQLVSICCDVAEGVAYLHHHSPVKVVHCDLKPSNILLDDDLTALVTDFGIARLVKGGDESANVKETISIYSTNGLLCGSVGYIAPEYGLGRSASPKGDVYSFGVLLLEIVTGRRPTKVLIDEGSSLHEWVKSHFPYRMDPIVEHALDRWTPSVMPKEYTKIWRDVILEMIELGLMCTQFTPSTRPTMLDVAREMGRLKDYLSNPSSLLIKEEPPNIDGV, encoded by the exons ATGGGTTTTTGTAAATTTTCCATGTACAATTTCCTATATTTGGtcattgttgttttgtttggtgTCTTTGGTGAGCAAAATTCTCAGCTTATGAATGACAAAGTAGCACTGCTTTCTTTCATGTCAGAGATTGTTTCAGACCCTGGAAACGTCCTCGAGAACTGGAACTCTTCGGATGTTCACGTTTGCAACTGGGCAAGAGTGAGATGCAACAATGCACGTGACAGTGTCGTAGAGCTTATTCTCAATGCAACATGGCTAAGTGGCACTATTTCCCCATCACTAGCCAATCTTTCTTCCTTGGCTGTCCTTGATTTGTCAATGAACTCCTTTGAAGGTCCTATTCCAAAAGAGTTAGGTTCTCTCACTCAGCTTAAACAACTTAGCTTGTCATGGAACTTTCTTGAAGGGAAAATTCCCTATCACTTGGGATTTCTTCAAAAAATGGTATATCTTGATTTGGGAAGTAACAAGCTTCAAGGTGAAATCCCAGAATCACTTTTCTGTAATGGGTCTTTATCCTTGCAGTACATAGAtctttctaacaattctttaaGTGGAGAAATCCCCTTAAAGAATGAATGTGGGCTTAAAGAGTTGCAATTTCTTTTGCTTTGGTCGAATAGGCTAGTGGGACATTTACCACGAGCCCTTTCAAATTCCACACGACTTAAATGGCTAGACTTGGGGTCTAATATGTTAACTGGGGAGTTACCGTCAGAGATTGTACGTGAAATGCCAAAGTTACATATACTCTTTTTGTCCTATAATGACTTTGTTAGCCATGGTGGTAACAACAACCTAAAACCTTTCTTTGCTTCCTTAGTAAATTGTTCTGACCTCAAAGAACTCAAATTGGCGGGAAATAACCTTGGTGGGGAAATACCTCCCATTATTGGTGATCTTTCTACCAATCTTGTAAAGATTATTCTTAGTGAGAATCTTATCCATGGATTTATTCCACCTCACATTTCAAACCTTGTGAATCTTACCCTCCTAAACTTGTCGAGTAACTTATTGAATGATTCAATCCCACCTGAACTATGTCAAATGGGAAAGCTAGAGAGGGTTTACTTGTCTAATAATTCACTCTTGGGTGAGATTCCGCCAGCTCTTGGCAACATTCCCCATCTAGGTCTTCTAGATTTATCGAGAAACAGGCTATCGGGTTCAATTCCGGATAGCTTTGCAAACCTTCCCCAGTTAAGAAGACTCATGCTTTATCAAAACCAGCTCTCAGGAACAATACCACCAAGTTTAGGTCAATGTGtcaatttagaaattttagACCTCTCCCACAATAAGATTTCTGGGGTGATTCCTAGTGAAGTTGCAGGGTTGAGGAACTTGAAGTTATACTTGAATTTGTCTAGCAATCACTTATATGGGCCTTTACCATTAGAGCTTAGTAAAATGGACATGGTGCTAGCTATAGATTTATCCTATAACAATCTCATTGGCACAATCCCAACACAACTCAAAAGCTGCATTTCACTAGAAAGTCTCAACctttcacataattttttagaaGGCCCCCTTCCATTTTCAGTAGGGCAATTGCCTTATCTTCGATCACTTGATGTGTCTTCAAACCAATTGATTGGAGAGATACCGCAATCTTTGCAGATGTCCTCTACTCTCAAGCATGTGAACTTCTCTTTCAACAAAATCTCTGGAAAAATACCTAACGAGGGAGCGTTTTCATCGCTCACCATAAGCTCTTTCCTTGGAAATGATGGCCTTTGTGGCTCAATAGAAGGCATGCCAAAGTGCTCAAATAGACATTCTCATCTTATGCTTATTTTGTCGGTTCTTctctcattattttcaattcTTATTTTGTGCATATTTGGGTACTGCCTTGTACAAAGGTCAAGAATCCAATCACAATTGGAAATATTCAATGGAGGAGACTTGGACCTCAAGCACCCTAGAATCTCATACGGGCAACTCAATGAAGCCACTGGCGGGTTTGGTGCTTCAAGCCTAATTGGTTCAGGCCTATTTGGTCATGTCTATAAGGGAGTTCTTTGTGATAATACAAGAATTGCTGTGAAGGTTCTAGATACAAAGACGGCTAGAGAAAGTCCATGGAGCTTTAAGAGAGAATGCCAAGTCCTAAAGAGGGCAAGGCACAGGAATCTAATAAGGATAATCACAATTTGCAGTAGGCCAGACTTTAAGGCTCTTGTTCTTCCACTGATGTCGAACGGAAGCTTGGAGAGGCATCTCTACCCAAGCCATGGATTGAAACGTGGGCTAGATTTGATACAGCTAGTGAGCATATGCTGTGACGTTGCTGAAGGAGTGGCCTACTTGCACCATCATTCTCCAGTTAAAGTTGTACACTGTGATCTAAAACCAAGCAACATTCTTCTTGATGATGACTTGACAGCTTTGGTAACTGATTTTGGAATTGCAAGgctggttaaagggggtgatgAGAGTGCTAATGTGAAGGAAACAATCTCCATCTACTCAACAAATGGCTTATTATGCGGGTCTGTTGGCTACATAGCTCCTG AATATGGATTGGGTAGAAGCGCTTCCCCTAAGGGTGATGTGTATAGTTTTGGGGTCCTTTTATTGGAAATTGTAACGGGAAGGCGCCCAACAAAAGTTCTTATTGATGAAGGCTCAAGCTTGCATGAATGGGTTAAGAGTCACTTCCCCTACAGGATGGATCCCATAGTTGAACATGCTCTTGATAGGTGGACCCCGTCAGTCATGCCAAAGGAATACACCAAAATATGGAGAGATGTGATTCTAGAAATGATTGAGCTTGGTCTTATGTGCACACAGTTCACACCTTCAACTAGACCAACCATGCTGGATGTAGCCCGTGAAATGGGACGGTTGAAGGATTATCTCTCTAATCCTTCCTCACTGCTAATTAAAGAAGAGCCTCCTAACATTGATGGTGTTTGa